A portion of the Anoxybacillus gonensis genome contains these proteins:
- a CDS encoding DUF2536 family protein yields the protein MITFDLIQDKVEFFEATDLATLEKKINEQIEHNKAIMLEVHHVSYHMHLLENGQRLYSAMVHFKAKK from the coding sequence ATGATTACGTTTGATCTCATTCAAGATAAAGTCGAGTTTTTTGAAGCGACAGATTTAGCGACATTAGAGAAAAAAATTAATGAACAAATTGAACATAACAAAGCGATTATGCTTGAAGTACATCATGTATCGTATCATATGCACTTGTTAGAAAACGGACAACGTCTATATAGTGCCATGGTGCATTTTAAAGCAAAAAAATAG
- a CDS encoding YrrS family protein, whose protein sequence is MSSRFAKRSKQRKVNRLLNTFIAIVFALILFFGWKWLFANDRSVKETNASPQPVRVEVETNEPSNDEQPSETETETNEQPNDNVEETVVDDPNSNVIREIVNPSWQPIGTTQSEPHVTQYDKNSVDWKEMLDAISYATGISSSDLIVWFIGNGGSPNHAVATVSKKDKTEHYKVFIEWVTDEGWKPTKVQQLKEIERRP, encoded by the coding sequence ATGAGCAGCCGTTTTGCCAAACGTTCAAAACAAAGAAAAGTAAATCGCTTATTAAATACGTTCATTGCGATTGTGTTTGCGCTTATTTTATTTTTCGGATGGAAATGGTTGTTTGCCAACGATCGATCCGTAAAGGAAACGAACGCTTCTCCGCAACCAGTACGAGTTGAAGTCGAAACAAATGAGCCGTCAAACGACGAGCAACCATCCGAAACGGAAACAGAAACAAACGAACAACCGAATGACAACGTAGAAGAAACGGTTGTTGATGATCCGAATTCAAACGTCATTCGCGAAATTGTTAACCCGTCATGGCAGCCGATCGGCACAACGCAATCGGAACCGCATGTGACACAATATGATAAAAACTCTGTTGATTGGAAAGAAATGCTCGATGCCATTAGTTATGCGACAGGCATTTCTTCTTCTGATTTGATCGTCTGGTTTATCGGAAATGGCGGCAGTCCAAACCACGCCGTTGCCACCGTCTCCAAAAAAGATAAAACAGAACATTATAAAGTGTTTATCGAATGGGTGACCGACGAAGGATGGAAACCGACAAAAGTGCAACAACTAAAAGAAATAGAGCGCCGTCCGTGA
- a CDS encoding peptidase U32 family protein, which translates to MSISQIINGKRVIVKKPELLAPAGNLEKLKVAVHYGADAVFIGGQEYGLRSNADNFTLEEMAEGVQFAKQYGAKIYVTTNIYAHNENIPGLEEYLRGLESVGVHGIIVADPLIIETARRVAPKLEVHLSTQQSLTNWKAVQFWKEEGLERVVLARETSAEEIREIKEKVDIEIETFIHGAMCIAYSGRCVLSNHMTARDSNRGGCCQSCRWDYDLYKLEGDQAVALFDENDDPFAMSPKDLNLIQSIPKMIELGIDSLKIEGRMKSIHYVATVVSVYRKVIDAYCADPDNFVIRKEWLDELDKCANRDTAPAFFEGVPGYKEQMFGVHSKKTTYDFVGLVLDYDKDTGIVTLQQRNFFKPGDEVEFFGPEIENFTQVIENIWDEEGNELDAARHPLQIVRFKVDREVFPYNMMRKGH; encoded by the coding sequence ATGAGCATATCACAAATCATCAACGGCAAGCGTGTCATTGTAAAAAAACCTGAGTTGCTTGCGCCAGCTGGTAACTTAGAAAAGCTAAAAGTAGCTGTCCATTACGGAGCGGATGCCGTTTTTATCGGTGGACAAGAATATGGCCTTCGTTCAAATGCCGACAACTTTACGCTTGAAGAAATGGCAGAAGGTGTACAATTTGCAAAGCAATATGGAGCAAAAATTTACGTCACGACAAACATTTACGCTCATAATGAAAACATTCCAGGGTTAGAAGAGTATTTGCGCGGCTTAGAGAGCGTTGGCGTGCACGGCATTATCGTTGCTGACCCGCTCATTATTGAAACGGCACGTCGCGTCGCACCGAAATTAGAAGTGCACTTAAGCACACAGCAGTCACTCACGAACTGGAAAGCCGTACAATTTTGGAAAGAAGAAGGGCTAGAACGTGTTGTTTTAGCGCGGGAAACAAGTGCGGAAGAAATTCGTGAAATTAAAGAAAAAGTGGATATTGAAATTGAAACGTTTATTCACGGTGCGATGTGTATCGCCTATTCTGGTCGTTGCGTATTAAGCAACCATATGACTGCGCGCGATTCAAATCGCGGCGGTTGCTGTCAATCGTGCCGTTGGGATTACGATTTGTACAAGCTTGAAGGCGATCAAGCGGTGGCGTTGTTTGATGAAAATGACGACCCGTTTGCGATGAGCCCGAAAGATTTAAACTTAATTCAGTCCATTCCAAAAATGATTGAGCTCGGCATTGATAGTTTGAAAATCGAAGGGCGCATGAAGTCGATCCACTACGTCGCTACTGTCGTTAGCGTCTATCGAAAAGTCATCGATGCATACTGTGCTGATCCGGACAACTTTGTCATTCGTAAAGAGTGGCTAGATGAACTCGATAAATGTGCGAACCGTGATACCGCGCCAGCCTTTTTTGAAGGTGTTCCTGGCTATAAAGAGCAAATGTTTGGCGTGCATAGTAAAAAGACGACGTACGATTTCGTCGGTCTCGTGCTAGACTATGATAAAGACACAGGCATCGTGACGTTGCAACAACGCAACTTCTTTAAACCAGGCGATGAAGTAGAATTTTTCGGACCTGAAATTGAAAACTTTACACAAGTCATTGAAAACATTTGGGATGAAGAAGGAAACGAGCTTGACGCTGCTCGCCATCCGCTCCAAATCGTTCGTTTTAAAGTCGATCGAGAAGTTTTCCCATACAACATGATGAGAAAGGGGCACTAA
- the udk gene encoding uridine kinase, which produces MRKKPVVIGVAGGSGSGKTTVTKAIYEHFQGHSILMLEQDFYYKDQSHLPFEERLKTNYDHPLAFDNDLLIEHLHKLLNYEPIDKPVYDYTLHTRSNEVIRVEPKDVIILEGILVLEDERLRNLMDIKVYVDTDADIRIIRRLLRDIRERGRTLESVIEQYVNVVRPMHNQFIEPTKRYADIIIPEGGHNHVAIDLMVTKIQTILEQKSIL; this is translated from the coding sequence ATGAGGAAGAAACCGGTTGTCATCGGAGTCGCAGGCGGCTCTGGTTCGGGGAAAACGACCGTCACAAAAGCGATTTATGAACATTTTCAAGGACATTCGATTTTAATGCTTGAACAAGATTTTTATTATAAAGACCAAAGCCATTTACCGTTTGAAGAACGATTAAAAACAAACTACGATCATCCGCTCGCTTTTGACAATGATTTATTAATCGAGCATCTTCATAAGCTTTTAAATTACGAACCAATTGATAAGCCTGTATACGACTACACGCTTCATACACGTTCAAATGAAGTGATTCGCGTCGAACCGAAAGATGTCATTATTTTAGAAGGCATTCTTGTATTAGAAGACGAACGATTGCGCAACTTAATGGATATTAAAGTGTACGTCGATACAGATGCAGATATTCGGATTATTCGCCGTTTATTGCGCGATATTAGAGAACGCGGTCGCACGCTTGAGTCGGTGATCGAACAATATGTCAACGTCGTGCGTCCGATGCACAATCAATTTATCGAGCCGACGAAACGGTATGCCGATATTATTATTCCAGAAGGTGGCCATAATCACGTAGCGATTGATTTAATGGTTACAAAAATTCAAACGATTCTTGAACAAAAGTCTATTTTGTAA
- a CDS encoding O-methyltransferase: MVNQEMIQYLERLLPKKEEAIVAMERYAREHNVPIMDALSIETMLHMLKLVQPMRILEIGTAIGYSAIRMAKALPHVHIVTIERDEERYKQALVYVEQTNTKEQVTLLFGDALEMGDEVKKHAPFDVLFIDAAKGQYRRFFELYEPLLSERGMIITDNVLFKGLVATHEPIEQKRIRQLIKKIQAYNEWLMAHPRYETVIIPIGDGMAISRKRGE, translated from the coding sequence TTGGTAAATCAGGAAATGATTCAATATCTAGAACGATTACTACCAAAAAAAGAAGAAGCAATCGTAGCGATGGAACGATATGCGCGTGAACATAACGTTCCGATTATGGATGCGCTTAGCATCGAAACGATGTTGCACATGTTAAAACTCGTTCAACCGATGCGCATTTTAGAAATTGGCACGGCGATTGGCTACTCTGCCATTCGAATGGCGAAAGCGTTGCCGCATGTACACATTGTCACGATCGAACGCGATGAAGAGCGCTATAAACAAGCGCTCGTTTATGTAGAACAAACGAATACGAAAGAGCAAGTGACGTTATTGTTTGGCGATGCGCTCGAAATGGGCGACGAAGTGAAAAAGCATGCTCCTTTTGACGTATTATTTATTGACGCGGCAAAAGGACAATATCGCCGCTTTTTTGAATTGTACGAGCCGCTATTAAGCGAGCGGGGGATGATTATAACGGATAACGTACTATTTAAGGGACTTGTCGCTACACATGAACCGATTGAACAAAAACGCATTCGCCAGCTTATTAAAAAAATCCAAGCATATAACGAATGGCTAATGGCGCATCCGCGCTATGAAACGGTCATCATTCCGATCGGTGATGGAATGGCGATATCGAGAAAAAGAGGTGAATGA
- the greA gene encoding transcription elongation factor GreA, with protein sequence MSMEKEYPMTKAGKEKLEQELEYLKTVKRKEVVERIQIARSFGDLSENSEYDAAKDEQAFVESRIQMLENMIRNAKIIEEDLESTDVVSLGRTVTFIELPDGEEESYTIVGSAEADPFEGKISNDSPIAKSLIGRRVGEEVTVHTPGGDMVVKIVAVK encoded by the coding sequence ATGTCAATGGAAAAAGAATACCCAATGACGAAAGCTGGGAAGGAGAAACTCGAGCAAGAACTGGAATATTTAAAAACGGTGAAGCGAAAAGAAGTGGTAGAGCGCATTCAAATCGCGCGCAGCTTCGGGGACTTATCAGAAAACTCGGAGTACGATGCGGCAAAAGATGAGCAAGCGTTCGTCGAATCACGCATTCAAATGCTTGAAAATATGATTCGCAATGCGAAAATTATCGAAGAAGATTTAGAAAGCACAGACGTCGTATCGCTTGGAAGAACGGTAACATTTATCGAGCTTCCAGATGGAGAAGAAGAATCGTATACGATCGTTGGTAGTGCGGAAGCAGATCCGTTTGAAGGAAAAATTTCAAACGACTCTCCAATCGCCAAATCTCTGATCGGTCGCCGCGTTGGTGAAGAAGTGACTGTTCATACGCCTGGTGGCGATATGGTTGTAAAAATCGTTGCAGTAAAATAG
- a CDS encoding peptidase U32 family protein — protein MKKPELLVTPTSVAHMEQLAQAGANAVMIGEQRYGLRLAGEFSRQDIIDAMHVARKYDVRVYVAMNALFHNDKVDELSDYVRFLSEQQVDAIVFGDPAVLMTVREVAPHMKLHWNTETTATNWYACNYWGRKGAKRAVLARELNMEEIIDIKNHAEVEIEVQVHGMTCMFQSKRSLIGNYFEYQGKFMEVQQMKYAKGLFLYDKERDNKYPIFEDENGTHIMSPNDICIIDELEDMIDAGVDSFKIDGVLHEPEYITEVTKLYRRAIDLCAENREQYEEEKGELLARIEAIQPTHRPLDTGFFFKETVY, from the coding sequence ATGAAAAAACCAGAATTGCTTGTTACACCAACGAGCGTTGCACATATGGAACAACTTGCTCAAGCGGGAGCAAATGCTGTAATGATTGGGGAACAACGGTACGGCTTACGCTTAGCGGGGGAATTTTCAAGACAAGATATTATCGATGCCATGCACGTGGCACGAAAGTACGATGTGCGCGTATATGTTGCGATGAACGCGCTTTTTCATAACGACAAAGTAGATGAACTAAGTGATTACGTTCGCTTTTTATCCGAACAACAAGTGGATGCCATCGTATTTGGCGATCCAGCGGTGTTAATGACCGTGCGAGAAGTCGCACCGCATATGAAACTGCATTGGAACACAGAAACGACAGCAACAAACTGGTATGCGTGCAACTATTGGGGACGAAAGGGAGCGAAACGTGCCGTCTTAGCGCGAGAGTTAAACATGGAAGAAATTATCGATATTAAAAATCATGCAGAAGTGGAAATTGAAGTGCAAGTACACGGCATGACGTGCATGTTTCAGTCGAAGCGTTCCCTCATCGGCAACTATTTTGAATATCAAGGAAAGTTTATGGAAGTACAACAAATGAAATATGCGAAAGGGCTCTTTTTATACGATAAAGAGCGCGACAATAAATATCCGATTTTTGAAGATGAAAACGGTACGCATATTATGAGTCCAAATGACATTTGCATTATTGATGAGCTCGAAGACATGATTGATGCGGGCGTCGATAGCTTTAAAATTGATGGCGTGCTTCATGAGCCAGAGTATATTACCGAAGTGACAAAACTATATCGTCGTGCGATCGATTTGTGCGCAGAAAATCGCGAGCAATACGAAGAAGAAAAAGGCGAGTTGCTTGCGCGCATTGAAGCCATTCAGCCAACACATCGTCCGTTAGATACCGGCTTTTTCTTTAAAGAAACTGTATATTAA
- the ruvX gene encoding Holliday junction resolvase RuvX → MRILGLDLGTKTLGVAVSDELGWTAQGIETIRIDEEHGEYGFDRLRQLIEQYAVEEIVVGFPKNMNGTIGPRGEATKRFAEQVKQTFSLPVVLWDERLSTMAAERMLIAADVSRKKRKQVIDKMAAVMILQSYLDHKQLR, encoded by the coding sequence ATGCGTATTTTAGGATTAGACCTTGGAACGAAAACGCTCGGCGTTGCCGTAAGCGACGAATTAGGATGGACGGCTCAAGGCATCGAGACGATTCGCATCGATGAAGAACATGGCGAATATGGTTTTGACCGTTTGCGGCAATTGATCGAGCAATATGCGGTCGAAGAAATCGTTGTCGGGTTTCCGAAAAACATGAACGGCACGATCGGACCGCGCGGTGAGGCGACAAAACGCTTTGCAGAACAAGTGAAACAAACGTTTTCACTTCCTGTCGTCTTGTGGGACGAAAGGCTGTCTACCATGGCGGCAGAGCGGATGTTGATCGCTGCGGACGTCAGTCGAAAAAAACGAAAACAAGTGATCGACAAAATGGCCGCAGTGATGATTTTACAATCGTATTTGGACCATAAACAATTGAGGTGA
- a CDS encoding peptidoglycan D,D-transpeptidase FtsI family protein, with protein sequence MIKKRIIVILTMIQLGILVLTGRLVQLQLVSTESFHGVNLIEASVAQRTEQLVIDNGRGMFVARNGEPLTYEYIPTLVLFPFLKKMDWPIDQIATIVSVPKETIKQQLETAKGPIILHDGQQPIQLQPWQMKRINDLRIPGVIAVHKQYELKQKYAQHVIGLLGESEKVLKERYADRNLSPKTKIGVSGLQSSFDEFLIPDEETKLLYHVDARGEPLFGMDVKYTEQANPFYPITVQTTIDHTLQQRVEQIVAQHGMEKGAVVLLDVETNDVLALASAPAIDERDPYKDGAMENKALLPQVPGSVFKVVVAAAALEHGLIHGQTFNCDQKINGELEEKKKGMRTFEDSFAISCNRTFGELGKQLIAIDKNVFETYAQKLGLLPRVGWEGDVYHFPSFRPLHEEKKGNIWGDERDKHIPLAVAQTSIGQKDVRVSPLAVANIMATIARGGEVKQVRIVQKMMYKNGTTFFTFDEKRLTMDSLRKETVDELQQLLQLVVTHPEGTGRSFQSLPYAVAGKSGTAQTGKKDVVNKWFAGYFPADRPKYALVVVQLETTSSAAVTNKVFADIVRTTYELEQKGRYQE encoded by the coding sequence ATGATAAAAAAACGAATCATCGTCATCTTAACGATGATACAATTAGGGATACTTGTGCTCACAGGGCGACTTGTTCAACTACAACTAGTTAGCACTGAGTCGTTTCATGGGGTGAATTTAATAGAAGCAAGCGTCGCACAGCGTACGGAACAGCTTGTGATTGATAACGGACGCGGCATGTTCGTCGCCCGAAACGGCGAGCCGCTCACATATGAATACATCCCAACGCTCGTGTTATTTCCTTTTTTAAAGAAAATGGATTGGCCCATTGATCAAATCGCAACGATTGTTTCCGTGCCAAAAGAAACGATAAAACAACAGCTTGAAACGGCGAAAGGCCCAATCATTTTGCACGATGGGCAACAACCGATTCAACTGCAACCTTGGCAAATGAAACGGATTAATGATTTGCGCATCCCTGGTGTGATTGCCGTTCATAAACAGTACGAACTCAAACAAAAATATGCGCAACACGTCATCGGTTTACTTGGAGAAAGTGAGAAAGTGTTAAAAGAACGCTATGCGGATCGAAATTTATCTCCAAAAACAAAAATAGGGGTGTCTGGCTTACAAAGTTCATTTGATGAATTTTTAATTCCAGACGAGGAGACGAAGCTACTGTATCACGTAGACGCCCGTGGTGAGCCGTTGTTTGGCATGGATGTGAAATATACAGAGCAGGCGAATCCGTTTTATCCGATTACGGTACAAACGACGATTGATCATACTCTGCAACAACGTGTTGAGCAAATTGTTGCGCAACATGGCATGGAAAAAGGGGCTGTCGTTTTACTTGATGTCGAAACGAATGACGTTCTTGCGTTAGCGAGCGCTCCCGCCATTGATGAACGAGATCCGTACAAAGATGGAGCGATGGAAAATAAGGCGCTTCTTCCTCAAGTGCCGGGATCTGTTTTTAAAGTCGTCGTTGCAGCTGCTGCGCTTGAACATGGACTCATTCACGGACAGACGTTTAACTGTGATCAAAAAATTAACGGTGAGCTGGAAGAAAAAAAGAAAGGGATGCGCACGTTTGAAGATAGTTTTGCCATCAGTTGCAACAGGACGTTTGGAGAGTTAGGAAAACAGTTGATAGCGATAGATAAAAACGTGTTTGAGACATATGCACAAAAACTTGGATTGTTGCCACGCGTTGGTTGGGAGGGAGATGTTTATCATTTTCCATCGTTTCGTCCGCTTCATGAAGAGAAAAAAGGGAACATTTGGGGAGATGAACGGGATAAACATATTCCGCTTGCTGTCGCACAAACGTCGATTGGACAAAAAGATGTGCGCGTCTCACCGCTTGCGGTAGCGAATATAATGGCAACGATTGCGCGAGGTGGTGAGGTGAAACAAGTGCGCATCGTTCAAAAAATGATGTATAAAAACGGAACGACATTTTTCACATTTGATGAGAAACGGTTAACGATGGATTCATTGCGCAAAGAGACAGTGGACGAACTGCAACAACTGTTACAACTTGTTGTGACGCATCCGGAAGGGACTGGCCGTTCGTTTCAATCGTTGCCTTATGCCGTAGCAGGAAAATCAGGAACAGCGCAAACAGGAAAAAAAGACGTAGTGAACAAATGGTTTGCAGGTTATTTTCCAGCTGACCGTCCAAAATATGCGCTCGTTGTGGTACAATTAGAAACAACGTCATCTGCCGCCGTCACGAACAAAGTATTTGCCGATATCGTTCGTACTACATACGAGTTGGAACAGAAAGGAAGGTACCAAGAATGA
- a CDS encoding IreB family regulatory phosphoprotein, whose protein sequence is MSSFDNTMQFNFSEEPMNVDVREVLLTVYDALQEKGYNPINQIVGYLLSGDPAYIPRHKDARNLIRKVDRDELIEELVKFYLRTHREE, encoded by the coding sequence GTGAGTTCGTTTGATAACACAATGCAATTTAACTTCTCGGAAGAACCGATGAACGTCGATGTTCGAGAAGTATTGCTTACTGTATACGACGCGTTGCAAGAAAAAGGATATAACCCGATTAACCAAATTGTCGGCTACTTATTGTCTGGTGATCCAGCTTACATCCCTCGCCATAAAGATGCCAGAAACTTAATTCGCAAAGTTGATCGTGACGAATTAATTGAAGAATTAGTGAAATTCTATTTACGAACACATCGCGAGGAATAG
- a CDS encoding DUF1292 domain-containing protein: MEHGEKHITVVDENGDEQLCEVLFTFESEEFGKSYVLYYPIGAEEDDNEEIEIHASSFIPAEDGQAGELQPIETEEEWDMIEEMLNTFLGEEEEEEE; the protein is encoded by the coding sequence ATGGAACACGGTGAAAAACACATTACAGTCGTTGATGAAAACGGCGACGAGCAACTTTGTGAAGTATTATTTACGTTTGAATCTGAGGAATTTGGAAAATCTTATGTTTTGTACTACCCAATTGGTGCAGAAGAAGATGACAATGAAGAAATCGAAATTCACGCATCTTCCTTTATCCCAGCAGAAGATGGGCAAGCAGGAGAATTGCAGCCGATCGAAACAGAAGAAGAATGGGATATGATCGAAGAAATGTTAAACACATTCCTCGGCGAAGAGGAAGAAGAGGAAGAGTAA
- the mltG gene encoding endolytic transglycosylase MltG, with translation MLQEHEAKTVRKMVLYITAPLLLLMVAACIGIFVYIRSALQPVDPNDKTPIQVEIPIGSSVSTIATILEKQGVVKDATIFRYYVKFKNHADFQAGNYTFTKAMTFEQIVKQLKTGKIVKEAKLKITIPEGKQLTQIATIISQKTGYSTEDIMAKLTNRTYIEELMKKYPSVLTADILNKNIRYALEGYLFPATYSFTEEKPPLEEMIETMIAKTEEILAKYTEDMEARGMTVHQLLTMASLIEEEATEKADREKIASVFYNRLEKGMPLQTDPTVLYALGKHKQRVYYKDLEVNSPYNTYMYKGLPPGPIANAGEMSLHAALHPAETDYFYFLATPTGDVIFTKTLDEHNREKAKYIGKQ, from the coding sequence ATGTTACAAGAACATGAAGCGAAAACGGTGCGTAAAATGGTCTTATATATTACTGCACCTTTGTTATTGTTAATGGTTGCCGCGTGCATTGGTATATTTGTATACATTCGTTCAGCGTTGCAGCCTGTTGATCCGAACGATAAAACACCAATTCAAGTTGAAATTCCGATTGGCTCATCTGTATCTACCATTGCGACTATACTAGAAAAACAAGGTGTCGTAAAAGATGCGACGATTTTTCGGTATTACGTAAAATTTAAAAACCATGCCGATTTTCAAGCGGGCAATTATACGTTTACAAAAGCAATGACATTTGAACAAATTGTAAAGCAGCTAAAAACAGGAAAAATCGTGAAAGAAGCGAAATTAAAAATAACGATTCCAGAAGGAAAACAGCTAACGCAAATTGCAACGATTATTTCGCAAAAAACGGGCTACTCTACAGAAGACATTATGGCGAAATTAACAAACCGAACATACATTGAAGAGTTAATGAAAAAATATCCTTCTGTTTTAACAGCAGACATTTTAAATAAAAATATTCGCTATGCGCTTGAAGGATATTTATTCCCAGCAACTTATTCATTTACGGAAGAAAAACCGCCGCTTGAAGAAATGATTGAAACAATGATCGCCAAAACGGAAGAAATATTGGCAAAATATACGGAAGATATGGAAGCGCGCGGGATGACGGTTCATCAATTGTTAACGATGGCATCGCTTATTGAAGAAGAAGCGACAGAAAAAGCAGATCGCGAAAAAATCGCAAGTGTATTTTACAATCGATTGGAAAAAGGTATGCCGCTTCAAACAGACCCAACGGTTTTATATGCGCTCGGAAAGCATAAACAACGTGTATATTACAAAGACTTGGAAGTAAACTCACCGTATAACACATACATGTATAAAGGACTTCCACCGGGCCCAATTGCAAATGCTGGTGAAATGTCGCTTCATGCTGCGCTTCATCCAGCTGAAACAGATTACTTTTACTTTTTAGCGACACCAACGGGTGATGTTATTTTTACAAAAACACTTGACGAACATAATCGCGAAAAAGCAAAATATATCGGAAAGCAATAA